AAGAATGAGAACATACTGCCTCAACAATCTCTAAAACACGTGGACCCTTTAATCTCCATGGAACATCCTTTGCAAGAGCCTGCAAATTAGTGTTGACATCATATAGTGATAGCTAATAAGACAGATGACTTATAATGTGAGGTAAAAAATTGACACTGCCGAAGTTCCGCATGTCATATGTATAAGAGAAGGTACAACATagaatttgtttctttgatATGTGTATAAGAGCAAATATATGGTACTTCTTCAAAGAAAAAGAAGCATGTTTCCAATTCTTTGAATACaagttaaaaagaaaatttcatAATCAAAATGTCTATGCATCAATGACTACCAAAAGAACTTTGATGGTGCAGCTGTGGTCATCAGGATGCTTTCCTTAATGAACAAAAGAGCTTTATCGCACATCTTTCACTAGGGAGAGTAACAAATAGTAGTTATAATCTCTAGCACTTAACAGAAGATATCATTAAATCTACCTGACTTACAAACAATTACCAATTGAAAATTTTAGAATAGTTCAGAATAATTGAGAAAacagaaacattttttgtggtgTGATTTCTTGAGAAATGTACAAAAgtaaaattttaagaaaaatctGATGCTTTGTCATGGTGGACCAGCATGGGACATAACTATGTAAATGGATTTTGTAAACACCCTTTCATTCAATAGTTAGAATGCATGTGTATATGATTTGTTGAGTTAGAACAGCAGTATTTGATTCCATAGTTGCAAAATAGCCCCAAAAGAGTTCCAGCCAACTTATATATAAGCTTGTGCTGAAaccttaatatttattttttcaaaggatttataaatattttttcttattttctgaTTTACTGAATAATTGAGTATTATTTGCTTTAATAGGGAGCTTTAGGTTTTTCCATGTATTAATGTTTCTTTACAAGTTTGTACCCCCATCTCCAAAATCCTGCATCAGCCACTGGGGTTTGTACAATTTAACAATGGCAATCCCTAAACAGTTTTGCCATTATATACTTCTTACATTATCCTATGGTTTTCCCTATTTTCATTTTTCTACATTTCCAGTATTTGTTTCCAAACGGACAGAATGTTGGCATGAGGGAAGTGGCAGAATGGAAGAGAGCTTGGTCAGAACAGTGGCCCAAAAATAAGATGAAGAGAAATTACAAAGAAATGTATTCCATGGATTATGCTaaatattagtaaaaaaaaacaagccaaTAGTGTAGCGAGGAATTCCAACAAGGATGTACCTGCTTCAGTTCTTCCAGACTAATTGTTCCATTCTTGTCAACATCAATGGCATTGAACTGGTCACGAAGATCAGACAACTCTTCTGCATTTAGTGTAGAAGCTAACGCCTACAAGAGATGTAAACATTTAAAATTGACTCCGAAATCATCCTGAGTCATGGATAAGATTCCCTTAAGTTATGGTATGATAACTTACCCGTAAAGCAAATTGCTTAAACCGACTGTATTTTACAAACTGACGCATATTATGTAATACAGATATATCTAGAGGTATATCAGATGCCTGTCCTCCTTCTCTCACCCATTCATGTGCTgaagaaaataatatgtaaaTTTTCATGTTAGTAGAGCACTGTGATAATAAGATTGTTTATTTTTATACCAACAGTATGCCATCTGTGATAACTGATAAATAACCAACTGAACAGCAAATGTTAGTTGCTATGATGTAATGAAAACATGAATTAGTTGGTATTGGTTATGTATCAATATTAGATTGTACCAAGCCTTAGTAACTGAACCAACCATGTCTAACCATGAAAAAACAACATAAGATGTTTCTATCAAATTCAAGGTATAAGCTGTTATTTTACGCATGGTAATCAGAAAGTGCTACCATATACATAGCAATAACTTAACAATCAAATCGATAAAAGGCAATGGAGGTCTGAATTTCATGAGTAGCAAGCATAGCCACATGGCTTCAAATAACAAGCCAAAGCTGAACCCCCAGCAGAAGTTAAACAAATAAGTATTAAGCTAACAGGGAGTATGCACTGCAAACCCATTAATGATCGCTGAGTAAGCCTTTGAGGTTGGACCCTCATACATAAGTTTCCAACCTGAAGGGGCCCTTCATAAATCCCCTTAGATATATCCCATCTAAGAGTCACCCAGTAATCAAGTTGTGAATTTGCATGACTGCACTCAGACTTAGCAACAGTTTGCCACTAGAATCCCATTATTAAATAACCAGATTTGCAAACTTGCATTCAAGATGTCCCAAAATGATATAGAGTTTCCCTAATCAGATtatcatacttaaatttaagaCATCCAAAAATGATATAAAGTTACATACATAATGCCTGAGCAGCAGTTAATCTTGCACGGGGATCCTTAACAAGCAACTTTTGTACAAAGTCTTTAGCACAAGGAGTGATATTTGGCCAGGGCTTGCGACGAAAATCTGGCTTGTTTTTCAACACCTGCACCAAAAAGAATATGCCACTTTGTTAGCATTGTGGAAAGAGAAGCGGGGAACAGAGGATGGACACGATTTGAGACAAGGTCAGTAATTCCAACATGATACCCAAAGAgaaacataaatataagcagCCACCAGGGTAGCGGCTACCCAAGATATACATATTTTTCTTTATGCACAGGCACAGCTAATGTTCCATAGACTGCAGGCTTAGCTCCATATAGGTTTAGGTAAGGAGAGAGGGTGAATCATGTAGATTGACTCCACATAGATCCTCCTATGCTAGCATTTGTACACATTACGATACTTGTTCTAAGATAGTTCACTCGGTTCATCCATGGATGCGTGCTTTTCTGGATAGCATATAAACTTGTTGACGCTTGTGGTAAGCTATTTCCCAAGTATATAATCAGTGTAAATCTACACGCCTGATATTGTGCCAATGGCAAACTCGTATGCTATGAAGTGCACTGCATAGCAAGGTATTTTCATCTTTTCAACAAGTTGGATCATATTTTTCAGATTTGTCATGACACAGATCACTAGATCAGATATACTTGAGCATAAATCCTGAGAAGATAAAGAGTTAGTCTTTTTTATCTAAAAAAGGGGAAAGTCTATCTTTGGTCTGTCAACTCTtcatgtaggtcaatttttgTCTCTCAAGTCAACTCTAAGACAACTTGTCACTCAACAATTGAAATCATGCAAATAATGTCCCTATGATTGTTTCTCAAGTGGTTTTAAGTGAGGTGGCTTTCCACATCATTCTGTTTTGCCATGTCATTTGCCACATCATCTAGACCCATGTGCTGAtccttcctcttcctttttGGACAAGATGAAGAGCCACTTAACTGAAACATACCAGCCTAAGATTCTGAATTTCCTTAAAACAGACCAGAAGTATTTTAAGAATAACATGCGCACTTCCTTGGAAGTATGGACTACTAAAAGTTAGAACGATATCAAAGTAATACGGATAATACGGCAACatcgaaggaaaaaaagaagaaaatatagTGATTGTAAGGCAAGAAAATAGTTTTAATCAATGAAACACATGTAATAAAATGGTTGTAAGACAAAGATAGTTTAGGCAAAATGACCTCTTTAAATATTCCATCTTCAGTTTTGTCCCAGAAAGGTCGTCTTCCACACAGTAGAATATAGGTTATTACGCCAATACTCCAAACGTCAGATTCTGGGCCTGACTTACGCTTAAGCACTTCTGGTGCTACATAGTAGGCACTTCCAACAATGTCACGAAAGTGTTTCCCTGTGAGTGCGGCAACTTAATTTCAATTACACTGAGAATAATTTCTTTATTGAGAAAATTCTTTATATTTGCCCTCAAAAGTTAGTCGTATCCTTCATTTGCCCATGCGGAACTGCTCAACCCCTCATGCCCATCTTTCTCAACTTTGTTTCTATATTTGCCCCTCGTATTACTTCTCCATTAGTTTGCTACTTGAATTATGTGTGAAGTACTTTTTTACCTTCTAATGCCTTCTCAACTGGAAGCAAGGACAATTATCTCTTCTTTTTTAGTCTTCCTATTTCTAATGTtgtcattaataaaaaaaaccaatatcTTTTTAACATGTAGAGAGTATAACTTTAGcatgttagtttttttataaatgcATAGTAAAAtagctgtttttctttttaattggcTCGGGCCTAAATACCTTTTTCTATGTCTGCTACTAAAATTTGTAAATAGTTTTGTCATTTTCTATGCCTGCAGACTTGGTTCTCTAAAAAGAATGTATGTTCTAATAAAAGATGGCGATCAAGTTTTACTACTACTTATAATTATCAACATTTTTTTATGCACATGGATCGGTGAATGCCCTTTTTACATTGACAAGGAATTAGAAGGGATTAACATAGAAAATATAATAAGCCATACCTCTAATAGAATAGGAATTACTAGAAGGGTAAAAAGGTTTAGTTTCGGGAGAGCAAATAAGGGATATGGCTAACTTACAAGGCCAAATAgagatttttctcttttatattTCATATGGAATGGAAGAAAGTTAAACAAGAAAACAATAGAACAAGTAGTTACAACATACACACAAACCTGGTCTTATAAAATCTGAAAGACCAAAATCTGTAGCCTTGAGGGATGAGTCCTCTTTGGTTGATTTGAAGAGGAAGTTCTGTAAATACACATATCAAATGATCAATTACTCTTATAAGAAGACTTAGTCTTGTACTTTTAGAGCATACCTCAGGCTTCATGTCCCGATGAACCAAACCATGCAAATGGCACTCAGCAGCAACCTTGAGCATTTGCCGCACAACTACTGCAGCATCTTTCTCGCTATAACGGCTATCTTTCCTGTAAGAGCAGAACAAATGTGATATCAGTGAATTTGCTTTCTACATACATCAAATATTCAAACGAacttaataataaataaaaatctTTGAACATTCAGTcgaaaaaaaatctttgaaCAATTCCTGACAGTTGATGGCTAGTGGATGTCTCACATAAACTTATGTCAATCCCTGTAATATTTTGGTTTTATGGTAATAGGAAAACAATATATGACTATATGCCATACATCCATATTAAATTCCAAGCTCTTTGTGGCACGAAGCACTAATTGAAATGCTCTCCGGTTCAACATCCCTATATTTAGAATAAGTAATCCCAACACAACCAAAAAAGCATGCCACAGTTCTGTGGTAAAGTAAAAATTTTTGACAAACTTCAAAAATTGACTTACTTGGCTAGTATCCGGTCAAGTAACTCCCCGCCTTCACATAATCTGTCAAATACATGTAACAGGGTCAGATCTTCATTAGCTTGCACAGTTCCTTGATACAAAGAGAACAAAGATGAGAAACATGAAAGTGTTTGCCAACTATTTATCCTGAACTTGATATTTACCCGGTACAATTTCTAGATTTTTACGAGGGTATTAATATTATGCCAGTTTGCATGTGGTGTTTCTTTTCCATGTAATTAGATCCTGAATTGCCAAAGTCCTGTTTGGAGGGGCACAAACTAAAATACTAGACCTCAGTAAGATCAATTACTTAAAATATGGGtggtttctaaaaaaaagcatAAACACACATATGAACCTTCCTTCAACTTGGCTAAGGCCATGAAAAGTTCACTTAGACATTTTATGGTTATACTTAGATATACTTCTACTGATTTCATAAACATTTGAGAGTTTTTCCATGACTTACTCCATAACAATATACACATAATTATCATCTTCAAATGCATTGTAAAAATGTACAACATTTTCATGGCCTTGTAAGGCCTTCAGTATTTTAACTTCTCGCTTTACGTCTTCAACGGCAACAGGAAGAACCATCTGCAACGAAAACATCCCATTTGAGAAGTTAGAGCAGTATCATTTCTTTTCAAAATAGAGGCTAGTTCTCTACTTCTGTTGATGCTTCAATTCAGCATAGCACATGCTGACAAGGCTTTACAATAATGCAGAGTCCAGAAAATCAGTGCGTCCTATTTTCTGAATACACATATTACATTTCTCTGCTCATGAATTTATGACCTTCATGTACAGGAGAAGTAGGGTCATATACGAATGTGTTACGTTTCAGTACATATCAGTGTCTTTCAGGAATTGCCTTGCCGTATCTGTTAGGAGGCATTTGTGCAGTCTTTATACTggttttggaactaaacaaatTTGTATACGCCACATGTGTCCATTACGTATGTGTATAGTCCATTATCCACTTGTTGCCTCCATCCTGACTGGTTCCTATTTTGCTCAAGAATGAAGATTTAAACATCCCAAAATAGTTTGGTATTTTGGTTTGAGGATTGAGATGTCCATTGACCACTTGATCCAAAATAGTTTCCTTGGTTTGAGGAATGGACCTCATCCCTGAAAAGTACATATACTGAGTGAAGAAATGAGGAATGGAGTCATCCCACCAGATTCGATGGTTTAGATGGATCACCTCCATGGCAATCTGCAAGTTGCGCTAGTACTAACATGCAGCAGCATTAGGTAGTGGCAGTGCATTTTTGATTTGTACCACTACCACTACAGTATCGCCCCGGATTCACATTTCACATTTCCTCGGCAACCCAACCCCACGTGCAAAACGCGACGCCCCCCGCAAAGGTGGTCGTCGTCCAGGCTAGCCCAACTGGCCGATCGAATCGAGCAACACATGGGCACATGgcccccacgcgtcagccgcacacCACCACGCTCGTTTGGGCCCATACCTTGTTCTTGTCGATGCGCTTGACGGCGACGCGCTCGCTGGAGcggcggtcgacggcggcgaaggtgTAGCCGAACTGGCCGTGGCCCAGCAGCTTCCCGAGCGCGTACCGCGCCTCGAAGTCCTTGTCGTACCCGAAGTCCGT
The window above is part of the Oryza sativa Japonica Group chromosome 7, ASM3414082v1 genome. Proteins encoded here:
- the LOC4343002 gene encoding calcium-dependent protein kinase 18, encoding MGLCSSSSARRDAGTPGGGNGAGNKDNAGRKGIVACGKRTDFGYDKDFEARYALGKLLGHGQFGYTFAAVDRRSSERVAVKRIDKNKMVLPVAVEDVKREVKILKALQGHENVVHFYNAFEDDNYVYIVMELCEGGELLDRILAKKDSRYSEKDAAVVVRQMLKVAAECHLHGLVHRDMKPENFLFKSTKEDSSLKATDFGLSDFIRPGKHFRDIVGSAYYVAPEVLKRKSGPESDVWSIGVITYILLCGRRPFWDKTEDGIFKEVLKNKPDFRRKPWPNITPCAKDFVQKLLVKDPRARLTAAQALSHEWVREGGQASDIPLDISVLHNMRQFVKYSRFKQFALRALASTLNAEELSDLRDQFNAIDVDKNGTISLEELKQALAKDVPWRLKGPRVLEIVEAIDSNTDGLVDFEEFVAATLHVHQLVEHDTEKWKSLSQAAFDKFDVDGDGYITSDELRMQTGLKGSIDPLLEEADIDRDGKISLDEFRRLLKTASMSSRNVQTPRSVHRS